In Thermoflexus sp., the following proteins share a genomic window:
- a CDS encoding D-2-hydroxyacid dehydrogenase: MEGEPRRVLITARFDPEWVARWQARWPMLRFELHPTRHPERIPREIWREVEVLYTFNTLPMPEWVPRLRWVQLHSAGADHVLEHPLFRSDVLFTTASGVHAINMAEYVFAMVLAWFHRVPRMLEWQARAEWPPDRERWPLFVPEELWGKTIGIVGYGSIGRQVARLAKAFGMRVLAMQRGEERRDRGFVFPGTGDPEGILPDRYYMPAELHALLAESDVVVIAVPLTPETRGMFDEAAFRAMKRNAFLVNIARGPICQEAALVRALQEGWIAGAALDVFEQEPLPPEHPLWRLPNVLISPHVAGFTPHYDTRAAQIFEENLDRYMRGEPLWNVVDKMRGY, from the coding sequence ATGGAGGGGGAACCGCGTCGGGTTCTGATCACCGCCCGATTCGATCCGGAGTGGGTAGCCCGTTGGCAGGCCCGCTGGCCGATGCTGCGATTCGAGCTCCACCCAACGCGGCATCCGGAGAGGATCCCTCGGGAGATCTGGCGGGAGGTTGAGGTCCTCTACACGTTCAACACGCTTCCCATGCCGGAATGGGTGCCCCGTCTGCGATGGGTGCAATTGCATTCCGCCGGCGCGGATCACGTGCTGGAGCATCCGCTCTTTCGAAGCGATGTGCTGTTCACCACGGCCAGCGGGGTGCACGCCATCAATATGGCGGAGTATGTCTTCGCCATGGTGCTGGCATGGTTCCATCGGGTCCCTCGGATGCTGGAGTGGCAGGCCCGCGCCGAGTGGCCTCCCGATCGGGAGCGCTGGCCCCTGTTCGTTCCCGAGGAACTTTGGGGAAAGACCATCGGCATCGTGGGCTACGGCAGCATCGGGCGCCAGGTGGCACGCCTGGCGAAGGCATTTGGCATGCGGGTGCTGGCCATGCAACGGGGAGAAGAGCGACGGGACCGGGGGTTCGTCTTCCCCGGGACCGGGGATCCGGAAGGGATCCTGCCGGATCGCTATTACATGCCCGCCGAGCTCCATGCATTGCTGGCCGAGAGCGATGTGGTGGTGATCGCCGTCCCCCTGACGCCGGAGACCCGGGGGATGTTCGATGAGGCGGCCTTCCGGGCGATGAAGCGCAATGCCTTTCTGGTCAACATCGCCCGCGGCCCGATCTGCCAGGAAGCGGCGCTGGTGCGGGCGCTCCAGGAGGGGTGGATCGCCGGTGCCGCGCTGGATGTGTTCGAGCAGGAACCCCTTCCTCCTGAGCACCCGCTCTGGCGCTTGCCCAACGTGTTGATCAGCCCCCACGTGGCGGGGTTCACACCCCATTATGATACCCGGGCCGCGCAGATCTTCGAGGAAAACCTGGATCGTTATATGCGAGGCGAACCGCTATGGAATGTGGTGGATAAGATGCGGGGATATTAG
- a CDS encoding TrpB-like pyridoxal phosphate-dependent enzyme → MGDRTRFLLSEEDIPKAYYNILADLPFELPPVLHPATGRPIGPEDLAPLFPMALIQQEVSREREIEIPEPVREIYRLYRPTPLIRARRLERMLDTPAHIYYKYEGVSPAGSHKLNTALAQAFYNKQEGVRGLTTETGAGQWGSALAMACRFFDLECTVFMVKISYQQKPYRRILMETFGARVIPSPSPETAAGRKVLAENPDSPGSLGIAISEAVEAAATSGGRLKYSLGSVLNHVLLHQTVIGLEAKKQMELAGEYPDLVIGCVGGGSNFAGLALPFMRDRLVEGRPTRFIAVEPTAAPSLTKGVYAYDYGDTVRTTPLLKMYTLGHTFTPAPIHAGGLRYHGMAPILCALYEKGHLEAVAYPQTKVFEAAVLFARAEGIIPAPESAHAIRAVIDEALRAREEGMARVILFNLSGHGHFDLAAYDQYLRGELADYEYPAEEVARALASLPSVGVAA, encoded by the coding sequence ATGGGCGATCGAACTCGATTCCTGCTTTCCGAGGAGGACATCCCGAAGGCCTATTACAACATCCTGGCGGATCTCCCCTTTGAGCTGCCGCCGGTGCTCCATCCGGCCACCGGCCGGCCGATCGGGCCGGAGGATCTGGCCCCCCTTTTCCCGATGGCCCTGATCCAGCAAGAGGTCAGCCGGGAGCGGGAGATCGAGATCCCGGAGCCCGTCCGGGAGATCTACCGGCTTTACCGGCCCACCCCGCTGATCCGGGCGCGCCGGCTGGAGCGCATGCTGGATACTCCGGCCCACATCTATTACAAATATGAAGGGGTGAGCCCGGCCGGGAGCCACAAGCTCAACACCGCCCTGGCCCAGGCGTTCTACAACAAACAGGAGGGTGTGCGGGGCCTGACCACGGAGACCGGCGCCGGCCAGTGGGGCAGCGCCCTGGCCATGGCCTGCCGTTTCTTCGACCTGGAATGCACCGTCTTCATGGTCAAGATCAGTTACCAGCAGAAACCCTATCGCCGCATCCTGATGGAAACCTTCGGCGCCCGGGTGATCCCCAGCCCCAGCCCCGAGACCGCCGCCGGGCGCAAGGTGCTGGCCGAAAACCCCGATTCCCCCGGCTCCCTGGGGATCGCCATCAGCGAGGCGGTGGAGGCCGCGGCCACCAGCGGCGGGCGCCTGAAGTATAGCCTGGGCAGCGTCCTCAACCACGTTCTGCTGCATCAGACCGTGATCGGCCTGGAGGCGAAGAAGCAGATGGAGCTGGCCGGGGAATACCCGGATCTGGTGATCGGCTGCGTGGGCGGGGGGAGCAACTTCGCCGGGCTGGCGCTGCCGTTCATGCGGGACCGGCTCGTGGAGGGGCGACCCACGCGCTTTATCGCGGTCGAGCCCACAGCGGCTCCCAGCCTGACCAAAGGCGTCTATGCCTACGATTACGGGGATACGGTGCGCACCACCCCTCTGCTCAAGATGTATACGCTGGGCCATACCTTCACGCCGGCCCCCATCCACGCCGGAGGGCTCCGCTACCACGGCATGGCCCCTATCCTCTGCGCCCTGTATGAGAAAGGCCATCTGGAAGCCGTGGCGTATCCTCAGACGAAAGTCTTCGAGGCCGCCGTGCTCTTCGCCCGGGCTGAAGGGATCATCCCTGCCCCTGAGTCCGCCCACGCCATCCGGGCGGTGATCGACGAGGCCCTGCGGGCGCGGGAGGAAGGCATGGCCCGTGTGATCCTGTTCAACCTGAGCGGACACGGACACTTCGACTTAGCAGCTTACGATCAGTATCTGCGGGGGGAGCTCGCGGATTACGAATACCCCGCTGAGGAGGTGGCCCGTGCACTGGCCTCTCTCCCATCGGTCGGCGTTGCGGCCTGA
- the trpS gene encoding tryptophan--tRNA ligase, producing the protein MAKKKRVLTGDRPTGPLHLGHYVGTLANRVRLQDEYEVFLLIADYHALTTKPEKADILAAREYIREIVLDYLAVGIDPEKTTIYVQSDVPEVCELALLFSMLVTLPRVERIPTLKDMIRDQKIENPSMGLMLYPILQAADILHVKAEIVPVGKDQESHIELCREIARRFNSLYGEVFPEPEALIGDVPTLPGIDGRAKMSKSLGNAIFLSDPPEEVARKVMQMFTDPTRIRPDIPADPDAPHNVVFRYHEAFNDDKAEVEELKARYRQGKVGDVEVKKRLIAALERFLTPIRERRAYYAARPHLIDEILAAGAAKVRPISQATLAEAREAMGLSARHLAELKARYL; encoded by the coding sequence ATGGCGAAAAAGAAGCGCGTGCTGACAGGCGATCGCCCAACGGGCCCATTGCACCTGGGCCACTATGTGGGGACGCTGGCCAACCGGGTGCGATTGCAGGATGAGTATGAGGTCTTCCTCCTGATCGCGGATTACCACGCCCTCACCACCAAGCCGGAGAAGGCGGACATCCTGGCCGCCCGTGAATACATCCGGGAGATCGTGCTGGATTACCTGGCGGTGGGCATCGATCCGGAGAAAACCACCATCTACGTCCAGTCCGATGTGCCAGAGGTCTGCGAGCTGGCACTGTTGTTTTCCATGCTGGTCACCCTGCCCCGCGTCGAACGCATCCCCACCCTGAAGGATATGATCCGGGACCAGAAGATCGAGAACCCCTCCATGGGGCTTATGCTCTACCCCATCCTCCAGGCGGCGGACATCCTCCACGTTAAAGCGGAGATCGTCCCGGTGGGGAAAGACCAGGAGTCCCACATTGAGCTCTGCCGGGAGATCGCCCGCCGGTTCAACAGCCTCTATGGGGAGGTCTTCCCCGAGCCGGAGGCGCTGATCGGAGATGTGCCCACCCTCCCGGGGATCGACGGGCGGGCCAAGATGAGCAAATCCCTGGGCAATGCGATCTTCCTCAGCGACCCGCCGGAGGAGGTCGCCCGCAAGGTGATGCAGATGTTCACGGATCCCACCCGGATCCGGCCGGATATCCCGGCGGACCCCGATGCGCCCCACAATGTGGTCTTCCGCTACCATGAGGCCTTCAATGATGATAAAGCGGAGGTGGAGGAGCTGAAAGCTCGCTACCGGCAGGGGAAAGTCGGAGACGTGGAGGTCAAGAAACGGTTGATTGCGGCCCTGGAGCGGTTCCTGACGCCGATCCGGGAGCGGCGGGCGTATTACGCGGCGCGGCCCCATCTCATCGATGAAATCCTGGCCGCCGGTGCGGCAAAGGTCCGCCCGATCTCCCAGGCCACCCTGGCGGAGGCCCGGGAGGCGATGGGTCTCAGCGCCCGCCACCTCGCGGAGCTGAAAGCCCGCTATCTGTGA
- a CDS encoding A24 family peptidase encodes MIEAFLFGWIGWPIGMLVNGLANALPRRRVVPLWEDGGGLPSAWIRAVRTGAFSRRRDLIVELGVPILWGLTAARFGLSTRAGLVALYLTVLVLVTVTDLEHRRIYDAVMLPAIALAAILAPVSPWLGAGPVGAWLVGLGAFVFFFLMALLTRGGIGGGDATLAAFIGLTTGFPQGLQALAYGILIAGGVSLFLLLTRRATLKTAIPYGPFLALGGAMGLLGLTTQ; translated from the coding sequence ATGATCGAAGCTTTTCTCTTCGGATGGATCGGATGGCCCATCGGGATGCTGGTCAACGGCCTGGCGAATGCCCTGCCGCGTCGCCGGGTGGTTCCGTTGTGGGAGGATGGCGGGGGCCTTCCCTCCGCCTGGATCCGGGCGGTTCGAACGGGGGCTTTCTCCCGTCGGCGGGATCTGATCGTGGAGCTGGGGGTGCCGATCCTCTGGGGGCTAACGGCCGCCCGTTTCGGGCTCTCCACCCGGGCGGGGCTGGTCGCTCTGTATCTGACGGTTCTGGTTCTGGTCACGGTCACCGACCTGGAGCACCGACGGATCTACGATGCGGTGATGCTTCCGGCCATCGCCCTGGCGGCCATCCTAGCACCGGTTTCCCCGTGGCTGGGGGCGGGCCCCGTGGGGGCGTGGCTCGTGGGCCTGGGGGCCTTCGTTTTCTTTTTCTTGATGGCCCTGCTCACCCGCGGGGGGATCGGGGGCGGGGATGCCACGCTGGCCGCCTTCATCGGGCTGACCACCGGGTTCCCCCAGGGCCTCCAGGCGCTGGCTTACGGGATCCTCATCGCTGGGGGGGTGAGCCTTTTCCTCCTGCTGACCCGGCGGGCCACGCTGAAGACCGCTATCCCTTACGGTCCCTTCCTGGCCCTGGGCGGGGCGATGGGCTTGCTGGGGTTGACGACCCAGTGA
- a CDS encoding HEAT repeat domain-containing protein yields the protein MVMNAEEWQRILRGDPEQAELRISDLREDPERLRALAQALLQDSDPDLRAWACRILGEARDAESLSSLLRALEDPEPEVRAAAAWALGIHPAADHRDAVISALQRRLEDQPWVAWVAAEALARYGEAALDALIDGLRHPHPQVRVLAARALARIASPRSIPALAAALEDPSLLVRHFAEAGLDRLSGASWVWFT from the coding sequence ATGGTCATGAACGCAGAGGAGTGGCAACGCATATTGCGGGGAGATCCCGAGCAGGCCGAGCTCCGCATCTCGGATCTGCGGGAAGATCCAGAGCGCCTGCGCGCACTGGCCCAGGCGCTGCTTCAGGACTCCGATCCTGATCTGCGGGCATGGGCCTGCCGGATCCTGGGGGAGGCGCGGGATGCGGAGAGCCTTTCCTCCCTGCTGCGCGCCCTGGAAGATCCGGAGCCGGAGGTTCGCGCAGCGGCCGCCTGGGCGCTGGGGATCCATCCAGCGGCCGACCACCGGGATGCCGTGATCTCCGCCCTGCAGCGGCGTCTGGAGGATCAGCCCTGGGTGGCATGGGTGGCCGCGGAGGCCCTTGCCCGCTACGGCGAGGCGGCGCTGGACGCGTTGATCGATGGCCTTCGCCACCCTCATCCCCAGGTCCGCGTCCTGGCCGCCCGGGCGCTGGCCCGCATCGCCTCGCCCCGGAGCATCCCGGCCCTCGCAGCCGCCCTGGAAGACCCCAGCCTCCTGGTCCGCCACTTCGCGGAGGCCGGGCTGGATCGGCTCTCGGGAGCATCGTGGGTATGGTTCACCTAA
- a CDS encoding Trm112 family protein, with amino-acid sequence MISPELLEILRCPHCVSGPTRKEGPDPGRLELVKEVWLVCTEPDCGRKYPIRDGIPVMLIEEGDKWRDTPVDALPVPPPAA; translated from the coding sequence ATGATCAGTCCAGAGCTGCTGGAGATCCTGCGCTGTCCCCATTGCGTTTCCGGACCGACCCGCAAAGAGGGGCCGGATCCCGGCCGGCTGGAGCTGGTGAAAGAAGTGTGGCTGGTGTGCACGGAGCCGGATTGCGGGCGCAAGTACCCGATCCGCGATGGCATCCCGGTGATGCTCATTGAGGAAGGGGACAAGTGGCGCGATACCCCCGTGGACGCCCTTCCCGTTCCCCCGCCGGCCGCGTGA
- a CDS encoding endonuclease MutS2 gives MREHDLITLEWPKILERLAAFTAFAWGAEKARALRPSTDPAEVQARLAETEEARRLLALEPSLDLGGVRDLRPLLQAAQHGVSLLPADLLAVRDTLRIARRIRRLLLRRAEGLPHLARHAERMQEFPDLEAEIERCLDETGEVKDEASPTLRALRAEIRHLTHEIQARLQRYLTDPRYAPYLQEPLITMRGGRFVIPVKAEHKGKIPGLVHDSSASGATLFIEPLPIVEMGNRLRALQVQEEKEVARILASLSAAIGAQAEGIGRTLEALADLDLTLAKARYALAIQAERPEIVRWPEEPPERRTVSPLWLRQARHPLLDPQRVVPIDVTPDPSTFILVLTGPNTGGKTVTLKTVGLLALMAQSGLHIPAAAGSRLPVFDGIYADIGDEQSIEQNLSTFSAHLLNILSFLESATARSLVLLDELGAGTDPVEGAALARAILEHFHARKTTTLVATHFPELKLWAQTTPGAINASMEFDPETLAPTYRLRIGLPGRSNAFLIARRLGMPEALIARAQQYVSPQALRLETMLAEVERLREEAARAHMEAAQARAAARALEEEWRARLAQIESERERMLQEAREQITALVQEAREEIERIRRQLRAIHQAEVEAARRRLEALQARMRETLARAAPSVETPAEPAFAVGDRVWVRPLQMEGEILSLEGEEADVQVGRWRLRMALTDLERRERPQPAPSSPAPVTAVRLPQVPLDLDLRGMRVEEALPVLEKFLDEAFLAGMPFVRIIHGKGTGALRRAVRERLKTHPHVEHMEPTPDDGATVVRFAR, from the coding sequence GTGCGCGAGCACGACCTGATCACGCTGGAATGGCCGAAGATCCTGGAGCGGCTGGCGGCCTTTACCGCCTTTGCCTGGGGCGCCGAGAAAGCCCGGGCCTTGCGCCCCTCCACGGATCCGGCGGAGGTCCAGGCCCGACTGGCGGAGACGGAGGAGGCCCGCCGCCTGCTCGCCCTGGAGCCCAGCCTGGATCTGGGCGGGGTGCGGGATCTCCGCCCGTTGCTCCAGGCCGCCCAGCACGGAGTCTCCCTTCTGCCCGCCGATCTGCTCGCCGTGCGGGACACCTTGAGGATCGCCCGGCGGATCCGACGCTTGCTGCTCCGGCGGGCCGAGGGGTTGCCCCATCTGGCCCGGCATGCCGAACGCATGCAGGAGTTCCCCGATCTGGAAGCCGAGATCGAGCGTTGCCTGGACGAGACGGGCGAGGTGAAAGACGAGGCCAGCCCCACCCTCCGCGCCCTCCGGGCGGAGATCCGCCACCTGACCCATGAGATCCAGGCCCGGCTGCAGCGCTATCTCACCGATCCCCGCTACGCACCCTATCTCCAGGAGCCCCTGATCACCATGCGGGGCGGCCGCTTCGTGATCCCGGTCAAAGCCGAACACAAAGGGAAAATCCCCGGCCTGGTCCACGACAGCTCCGCCAGTGGAGCCACGTTGTTCATCGAACCGCTGCCCATCGTGGAAATGGGGAACCGGCTTCGGGCCCTCCAGGTGCAGGAAGAGAAAGAAGTGGCCCGCATCCTGGCATCTCTGAGCGCCGCCATCGGCGCGCAGGCGGAGGGGATCGGACGCACCCTGGAAGCCCTGGCGGATCTGGACCTAACGCTGGCCAAAGCCCGCTATGCCCTCGCTATCCAGGCCGAGCGCCCGGAGATCGTCCGGTGGCCGGAAGAGCCCCCGGAGCGGCGCACCGTCTCGCCCCTCTGGCTGCGCCAGGCCCGCCATCCTCTCCTGGACCCGCAGCGGGTGGTGCCCATCGATGTCACCCCGGATCCTTCCACATTCATCCTGGTCCTCACGGGGCCCAATACGGGAGGGAAGACCGTCACCCTCAAGACGGTGGGCCTGCTGGCCCTCATGGCCCAGAGCGGCCTGCATATCCCGGCCGCTGCGGGCTCCCGCCTGCCCGTGTTCGATGGGATCTACGCCGATATCGGCGATGAGCAGAGCATCGAACAGAACCTTTCGACGTTCTCCGCCCATCTCCTGAACATCCTGAGCTTCCTGGAGTCCGCCACCGCCCGCTCCCTGGTCCTTCTGGACGAGCTGGGGGCAGGGACGGACCCGGTGGAGGGTGCCGCGCTGGCCCGGGCGATCCTGGAGCACTTCCATGCCCGGAAGACGACCACGCTGGTGGCCACCCATTTCCCGGAGCTGAAGCTGTGGGCCCAGACCACCCCGGGCGCCATCAACGCCAGCATGGAATTCGACCCGGAGACCCTGGCCCCGACCTACCGGCTTCGCATCGGTCTGCCGGGCCGATCCAATGCCTTCCTGATCGCCCGACGGCTGGGGATGCCAGAGGCTCTGATCGCCCGGGCCCAGCAGTATGTGTCGCCCCAGGCCCTGCGTCTGGAGACCATGCTTGCCGAGGTGGAGCGGCTTCGCGAGGAAGCCGCCCGGGCCCATATGGAAGCCGCACAGGCCCGCGCCGCCGCCCGCGCTCTGGAGGAAGAATGGCGAGCCCGCCTGGCCCAGATCGAATCAGAACGGGAACGGATGCTTCAAGAGGCCCGAGAGCAGATCACCGCGCTGGTCCAGGAAGCCCGGGAGGAGATCGAACGGATCCGTCGTCAGCTGCGGGCGATCCATCAGGCAGAGGTGGAAGCGGCCCGACGCCGCCTGGAGGCCCTGCAGGCCCGCATGCGGGAAACGCTGGCCCGGGCCGCGCCATCCGTGGAGACCCCCGCGGAGCCCGCTTTCGCGGTGGGCGACCGGGTCTGGGTGCGCCCCCTTCAGATGGAGGGGGAGATCCTGAGCCTGGAAGGGGAAGAGGCAGACGTGCAGGTCGGCCGGTGGCGGCTGCGGATGGCCCTAACGGATCTGGAACGACGGGAGCGGCCCCAGCCTGCGCCTTCCTCCCCGGCCCCCGTTACGGCGGTTCGGCTGCCCCAGGTCCCCCTCGATCTCGATCTGCGCGGGATGCGCGTGGAGGAGGCGCTGCCCGTCCTGGAGAAGTTTCTGGACGAAGCCTTCCTCGCCGGCATGCCCTTCGTACGGATCATCCACGGCAAAGGCACCGGCGCCCTGCGCCGCGCAGTGCGGGAACGGCTGAAAACCCATCCGCATGTGGAGCACATGGAGCCCACACCGGATGATGGGGCGACCGTGGTGCGATTCGCAAGGTGA
- the hpt gene encoding hypoxanthine phosphoribosyltransferase has protein sequence MRPHRIERLISAEELAERVRDLAAQISADYQGRELLLVGVLKGAFVFCADLLRHLEGVRAQVDFIACSSYGIATETSGVVRILKDLNAPVTDREVLLVEDIVDTGLTLQYLQSHLRQQSPRSLRTAVLLDKPYRRQVPVQVDYRGFEIPDLFVVGYGIDWAEHYRHLPYIGAVRFLD, from the coding sequence ATGCGGCCCCATCGGATCGAGCGGCTGATCAGCGCGGAGGAGCTGGCGGAACGGGTGCGGGATCTCGCCGCCCAGATCTCCGCGGATTATCAGGGGCGGGAGCTGCTTCTGGTGGGCGTCCTGAAAGGCGCCTTCGTCTTCTGTGCCGATCTCCTCCGGCATCTGGAGGGTGTGCGGGCCCAAGTGGACTTCATCGCCTGTTCCAGCTATGGCATCGCTACGGAGACCTCCGGGGTGGTCCGGATCCTGAAGGATCTCAACGCCCCGGTGACCGATCGGGAGGTGCTGCTGGTGGAGGATATCGTGGACACCGGGTTGACGCTGCAGTATCTGCAATCTCACCTGCGGCAACAGAGCCCCCGCAGTCTGCGCACGGCCGTGCTGCTGGACAAGCCGTATCGTCGTCAGGTGCCGGTGCAGGTGGACTATCGGGGCTTTGAGATCCCCGATCTGTTTGTCGTGGGTTACGGCATCGACTGGGCCGAGCACTATCGTCATCTCCCTTACATCGGGGCCGTGCGCTTTCTGGATTAG
- a CDS encoding HAD family hydrolase gives MPRGPGFLFDLDGTLVDSVYQHVLAWREALEAVGISLSVWRIHRRIGMSGGLLLRALLRETGREVTPEEIARIQQRHAEAFARMLPQVRPLPGARDLLQTLREAGVPWAIATSGRREVAQPILSLLDLDPHVPVVTRDDVRYAKPDPDLFLTAAERLGLPIQECVVVGDSVWDLLAARRAGALGVGLLSGGYGREELERAGAYRVYEDPADLLRHLDEVGVR, from the coding sequence ATGCCTCGAGGTCCGGGGTTTCTGTTCGATCTGGATGGCACGCTGGTGGATAGCGTCTATCAGCATGTGCTGGCATGGCGCGAGGCGCTGGAGGCGGTGGGGATCTCCCTCTCGGTCTGGCGGATCCACCGGCGCATCGGGATGAGCGGTGGGTTGCTGCTCCGCGCCCTGCTCCGGGAGACCGGACGGGAGGTCACCCCAGAGGAGATCGCCCGGATCCAGCAGCGCCACGCCGAAGCTTTCGCCCGTATGCTTCCCCAGGTGCGCCCCCTCCCCGGCGCCCGGGATCTCCTTCAGACCTTGAGGGAGGCGGGTGTGCCCTGGGCCATCGCCACCAGCGGACGTCGGGAGGTCGCCCAGCCGATCCTGAGCCTGCTGGATCTGGATCCCCACGTTCCGGTCGTGACGCGGGATGACGTGCGGTATGCCAAGCCGGATCCCGATCTGTTCCTGACGGCCGCAGAGCGCCTGGGGCTCCCGATTCAGGAGTGCGTGGTGGTGGGCGACAGCGTGTGGGATCTGCTCGCCGCCCGACGAGCCGGCGCCCTGGGCGTCGGCCTGCTGTCCGGTGGCTACGGGCGGGAAGAGCTGGAGCGGGCGGGCGCCTATCGGGTGTATGAGGACCCGGCGGATTTGTTGCGTCACCTGGATGAGGTCGGGGTCCGTTAA
- the nagA gene encoding N-acetylglucosamine-6-phosphate deacetylase, producing MTSRPVAILHAEIYTPTRRIEDGAVVFAGGRILALGPTREIRPPRPAERIDAQGRPVTPGLIDLHIHGLEGCDLFGPELAEAARRLPRYGVTAFVPTTLTMPEEEILKRLQAMAQVMETPPPGARILGIHIEGPHLSPKRPGMANPAWFRPLTPEAVARYQEAAAGGIRLWTFAPEEGEAMQAIPTLIAQGIIPVIGHSDATYDQAMEAIRRGARQITHFFNAMRPFHHREPGLFTAALLEREVILQLIADGQHVHPAAIRLLFRIKGSAGVALISDAAPMAGLPPGRYTWLGYEVIVANGRCQTPEGALAGSIALMNEGLRVLIEEAGIDPLDAVRSATLTPARALGLRRMGQLRPGALADVVLWARWGTPEAVWIHGERII from the coding sequence ATGACCTCGCGCCCTGTTGCCATCCTCCATGCAGAGATCTACACTCCCACCCGACGGATCGAGGACGGAGCCGTGGTGTTCGCCGGGGGCCGCATCCTCGCCCTGGGCCCCACCCGGGAGATCCGCCCGCCCCGTCCGGCGGAACGGATCGATGCGCAGGGACGCCCCGTCACCCCCGGGCTGATCGACCTCCACATCCACGGCCTGGAGGGCTGCGATCTCTTCGGCCCTGAGCTAGCGGAAGCGGCCCGACGCCTTCCGCGTTACGGCGTGACCGCGTTCGTCCCCACCACCCTGACCATGCCGGAAGAGGAAATCCTGAAGCGCCTGCAGGCAATGGCGCAGGTTATGGAGACCCCCCCGCCGGGGGCTCGGATCCTGGGGATCCATATTGAGGGCCCTCACCTTTCCCCGAAACGGCCAGGGATGGCGAACCCCGCATGGTTTCGCCCCCTGACCCCGGAGGCCGTCGCCCGCTATCAGGAGGCCGCCGCTGGAGGCATCCGGTTATGGACCTTCGCGCCGGAGGAAGGGGAGGCGATGCAGGCCATCCCGACGCTGATCGCCCAGGGGATCATCCCCGTGATCGGGCACAGCGACGCCACCTATGATCAGGCGATGGAGGCCATCCGGCGCGGGGCTCGCCAGATCACCCATTTCTTCAACGCCATGCGCCCCTTCCATCACCGGGAACCCGGGCTGTTCACCGCCGCCCTGCTGGAGCGGGAGGTGATCCTCCAGCTGATCGCAGACGGGCAGCACGTCCACCCGGCGGCCATACGGCTGCTGTTCCGGATCAAGGGCTCCGCCGGCGTGGCCCTGATCAGCGACGCCGCGCCGATGGCTGGGCTGCCGCCGGGCCGTTACACCTGGCTGGGCTATGAGGTGATCGTGGCCAACGGGCGCTGCCAGACCCCGGAGGGGGCGCTGGCGGGATCGATCGCCCTGATGAACGAGGGCCTGCGGGTGCTGATCGAGGAAGCCGGCATCGACCCCCTGGACGCCGTCCGGAGCGCCACCCTCACCCCCGCCCGCGCCCTGGGGCTGCGCCGGATGGGGCAGCTGCGCCCGGGAGCACTCGCCGACGTGGTCCTGTGGGCCCGCTGGGGAACCCCGGAGGCCGTCTGGATCCACGGGGAGCGGATCATATGA
- a CDS encoding non-heme iron oxygenase ferredoxin subunit: MWIPVATLEEIPVGSAKVFQVEGRAIALTRVGDQVFAFGDVCTHDGGPLAEGKLEGYVIQCPRHGARFDIRTGRVLRLPAVVPIPVYEVRVAGDRVWVNLEPEGGCSSGGSG; encoded by the coding sequence TTGTGGATTCCGGTCGCGACGCTCGAGGAGATCCCGGTGGGATCTGCGAAAGTCTTCCAGGTTGAGGGCCGGGCGATTGCGCTGACCCGGGTCGGGGATCAGGTGTTCGCCTTCGGGGATGTCTGCACCCACGACGGCGGCCCGCTGGCGGAAGGGAAGCTGGAAGGCTATGTGATCCAGTGCCCGCGTCACGGAGCCCGTTTCGACATCCGAACGGGCCGGGTGCTCCGGCTGCCGGCCGTGGTCCCCATCCCGGTTTACGAAGTCCGGGTAGCGGGTGACCGGGTTTGGGTGAACCTGGAACCCGAGGGCGGATGTTCTTCGGGAGGGAGCGGATGA